One genomic window of Mucilaginibacter sp. SJ includes the following:
- a CDS encoding alpha/beta hydrolase yields MKYTGASLWNYQNMNFRERSWVPKEPRAVIVLIHGIGEHTGRYAGTAAFFNGHGLAVTGFDLYGHGESPGKRGGTLGMENTLAQLQSFVHMTTIEFKLPVVIYGHSMGGGLLAALLLRRRPPAMAAILSAPGLRITNTPPVKKALLRVLDKVIPNMQISQGFDASKLTKDTVELERYTRDKLNHGFATVRLAHEMISSGEWCIEHADQLHIPLLIMHGTADAFTDIEGSRQFNGKAPRALAYMLEWPGAYHELHNEPEREEILGAAVNWLEAIWPD; encoded by the coding sequence ATGAAATATACAGGCGCGTCGTTATGGAACTACCAGAACATGAATTTTCGCGAAAGATCTTGGGTGCCCAAAGAGCCGAGGGCGGTCATCGTACTCATTCATGGCATCGGTGAACATACCGGCAGATACGCCGGAACGGCCGCCTTTTTCAACGGGCATGGTTTAGCGGTGACCGGCTTTGACCTATACGGACATGGTGAAAGTCCGGGTAAACGAGGCGGGACACTGGGTATGGAAAATACCCTGGCACAATTGCAGAGTTTTGTCCACATGACCACTATCGAATTTAAACTTCCGGTGGTCATTTATGGCCACAGCATGGGTGGCGGTTTGCTCGCGGCCTTATTATTAAGGCGAAGGCCACCTGCCATGGCGGCGATCCTCAGCGCACCAGGGCTGCGGATCACCAACACCCCGCCAGTCAAAAAAGCCCTACTGCGTGTATTGGACAAGGTTATACCCAATATGCAGATCAGCCAGGGCTTTGATGCCAGCAAGTTGACAAAAGATACCGTAGAACTTGAACGTTATACCCGGGATAAACTCAATCATGGATTCGCAACGGTCAGGCTTGCCCATGAAATGATCAGCAGCGGGGAATGGTGCATCGAACATGCCGATCAGCTCCATATTCCCTTATTGATCATGCACGGTACAGCAGATGCCTTTACAGACATCGAAGGGTCCAGACAATTCAATGGCAAAGCGCCCCGGGCACTTGCCTATATGCTGGAATGGCCGGGTGCTTACCACGAATTACATAACGAACCGGAACGGGAGGAAATACTCGGTGCAGCGGTAAACTGGCTGGAAGCCATATGGCCTGACTGA
- a CDS encoding response regulator: MPLRIMVAERDPVLRELLYDILNDEHYQVAAYGIGNAVIATAEFWQPDLFIIDTRLPDIHGGVLCKNIKSHAQLSGTPVILASIDACSGCSTYQHRCDGFLRKPFDLMAFLNMVSDLTGRMNRINKAV; encoded by the coding sequence ATGCCTTTACGTATAATGGTCGCTGAACGTGATCCGGTATTGCGTGAATTGCTCTATGATATTCTTAACGATGAACATTACCAGGTGGCGGCCTACGGTATCGGCAACGCCGTGATCGCAACAGCGGAGTTCTGGCAGCCGGACCTGTTCATCATCGATACCCGCTTACCGGATATTCATGGTGGGGTACTTTGCAAAAACATCAAATCACACGCGCAGCTTTCGGGCACCCCGGTCATTCTTGCCAGTATAGATGCCTGCTCGGGCTGCAGTACTTACCAGCACCGTTGTGACGGTTTTCTCCGCAAACCATTCGATCTGATGGCATTCTTAAATATGGTCAGTGACCTGACCGGCAGGATGAACAGGATCAACAAAGCGGTCTGA
- a CDS encoding universal stress protein: MRKILIPVDHSTISDNLIAFAAGMNGDFLVEEIILLKTFHIGSVARVLPSADMLLMTPNEIQAVQQSAEERAEQLAELLKSSVSRPVKVRTLVVDGSMENALGDTITNERPDLLMIGNDPENREPEDVVSGVVIALAKLSTVPVLLVPVKARYRKPEKLMIPTSFDNIERLSSFKDLFRSRIWKDAHIHVFHAGSPDAASQYEEQIRTVYGHLQGHRIKFHFRECIKHEISREILNYADEEDHDMIFALPGKHGFFQQVLHKSVTQDFALHADRPVMLLK; the protein is encoded by the coding sequence ATGCGTAAGATCCTGATCCCGGTCGACCATTCGACCATTTCCGATAACCTCATCGCCTTTGCAGCCGGTATGAACGGTGATTTTCTGGTCGAAGAGATCATCTTGCTAAAAACCTTTCACATCGGCAGTGTTGCCCGCGTTTTACCTTCCGCTGATATGTTGCTGATGACCCCGAACGAGATCCAGGCGGTACAGCAAAGTGCCGAGGAAAGGGCCGAGCAGCTTGCTGAACTTTTGAAAAGCTCGGTTTCCCGGCCCGTGAAGGTACGTACCCTGGTGGTCGATGGCAGTATGGAAAATGCGCTTGGCGATACGATAACGAATGAAAGGCCTGATCTGCTGATGATCGGCAACGACCCAGAGAACAGGGAGCCGGAGGATGTAGTGAGCGGCGTAGTGATCGCTCTGGCCAAACTGAGTACGGTCCCGGTATTGCTCGTGCCGGTCAAAGCACGGTACCGAAAACCGGAGAAACTGATGATACCGACCTCGTTTGATAATATCGAACGATTGTCTTCTTTTAAGGACCTGTTCCGCTCGCGGATATGGAAGGATGCCCATATCCATGTTTTTCACGCGGGTTCTCCTGATGCTGCCTCACAATATGAAGAACAGATACGTACGGTCTACGGACATTTGCAGGGGCACCGCATCAAGTTTCACTTCCGGGAATGTATCAAACACGAAATAAGCCGGGAGATATTGAATTACGCCGATGAGGAAGATCATGATATGATATTTGCCTTGCCGGGTAAGCATGGCTTTTTTCAGCAGGTGCTCCACAAAAGTGTTACACAGGATTTTGCACTGCATGCAGACCGCCCTGTAATGTTGCTGAAGTAA
- a CDS encoding rhomboid family intramembrane serine protease, with protein MSLIKCLHLENSAVSVVLFLAILGCSLAGLLDRKFFMKLFFHPYSVVNDGQYYRLLSSDLVHVNWVHLLVNLLMLYAGCVGLEGFLSEKSAIGHLIFSGIYLVSHFVGIILITIRHYRDFGFSSAGASGSIMGCLFCYMVIQPDVVAFYVPVVGPVNNIFAGLIFIVMLIRLQFKDQQVFNHELHFYSGAAGLVLGVLLKNWL; from the coding sequence ATGAGCCTTATCAAATGCCTACACCTGGAAAATTCCGCTGTCAGCGTGGTACTGTTTTTGGCGATCCTGGGGTGCAGCCTGGCTGGACTTTTGGACCGGAAATTCTTTATGAAGCTGTTCTTTCATCCCTATAGCGTGGTCAATGACGGCCAATATTACCGCCTGCTAAGCTCTGACCTGGTACATGTGAACTGGGTCCACCTGCTTGTTAATCTCCTGATGCTTTACGCCGGTTGCGTCGGTCTGGAAGGTTTCCTTTCTGAAAAAAGTGCGATTGGCCACCTGATCTTCTCCGGCATTTACCTTGTTTCCCATTTCGTCGGTATCATTCTCATAACGATCAGGCATTACCGTGATTTTGGATTTTCAAGTGCCGGTGCCTCGGGCAGTATCATGGGTTGCCTTTTCTGCTATATGGTCATTCAGCCGGATGTCGTCGCTTTTTATGTTCCTGTTGTCGGACCGGTCAATAATATTTTCGCGGGCCTGATCTTCATCGTCATGCTCATCAGGCTCCAGTTCAAGGACCAGCAGGTATTCAACCATGAACTTCATTTTTATTCCGGTGCCGCGGGCCTTGTCCTGGGTGTTCTCCTTAAAAATTGGTTATGA
- a CDS encoding histidine phosphatase family protein: protein MNKFLILRTLLVVFALSLVCRMAAAQQKPLRIIILRHAEKPPQGDNLSCMGLNRAFKLPAVIVRKFGVPGIAYVPAPSVGKATKSGRMMQTVWPLAVKYNLTVNTKFEVEQTKKLADELLKRTGTVIVVWEHDNIPGIIAALGVDSKKVKWKGDDFDSLWIVNISGGVRTLERDVQGIRPAQDCSF, encoded by the coding sequence ATGAATAAATTCCTGATCCTCCGAACCCTATTAGTAGTATTTGCGCTTTCACTGGTATGCCGGATGGCTGCTGCGCAGCAAAAACCGTTACGTATCATCATTCTGCGGCATGCCGAAAAGCCGCCCCAGGGTGATAACCTCTCCTGCATGGGACTGAACAGGGCATTCAAACTCCCCGCTGTCATCGTCCGAAAATTCGGGGTGCCGGGCATCGCTTACGTCCCTGCACCGTCGGTTGGAAAGGCCACTAAAAGCGGCAGGATGATGCAGACCGTATGGCCGCTTGCCGTTAAATACAACCTGACCGTAAATACGAAATTCGAGGTGGAACAAACGAAAAAACTGGCGGACGAATTGCTTAAAAGAACAGGTACGGTCATCGTGGTATGGGAACACGACAATATTCCGGGGATCATCGCGGCACTGGGCGTGGATAGTAAAAAGGTAAAATGGAAAGGCGATGATTTCGACAGCCTCTGGATCGTGAACATCTCCGGCGGTGTCAGGACGCTTGAAAGGGACGTGCAGGGCATTCGCCCTGCTCAGGATTGTTCTTTTTAA
- a CDS encoding alpha/beta hydrolase: protein MEVKKKRNVLFITGAFVSHEGWRQWQEYFSLQGYHSSAPAWPHKNGTAAELRARQGSDKALARLTLTELIHHYAMEAQKFDEKPIIIGHSLGGLVTQILVNNGFAAAGVAIHPVPPQGIFPYEFSFLRSAWKSLGLFTSLDKTYLMSFKDFQYAFVNGMPLETQRKAYERNVLPESKTVTRGGLTSAAKVDFKKAHVPLLITSGSNDHIIPAHLNARNFKRYQQNGSITEYKEFPGRNHFVLGQPSWKEDADFILQWIEKVV, encoded by the coding sequence ATGGAAGTAAAGAAGAAACGTAACGTATTGTTTATTACAGGGGCATTCGTCAGCCATGAGGGTTGGCGGCAATGGCAGGAATATTTCAGCTTACAAGGGTACCATTCCAGTGCCCCGGCATGGCCGCATAAGAACGGGACAGCGGCCGAACTGCGCGCCCGTCAGGGCAGCGACAAGGCGCTTGCCCGGCTGACACTTACCGAACTCATTCACCATTATGCCATGGAGGCGCAAAAGTTCGATGAGAAGCCGATCATTATCGGCCATTCACTGGGTGGCCTGGTTACGCAGATCCTCGTTAATAACGGGTTCGCAGCCGCCGGCGTCGCTATCCACCCGGTGCCCCCGCAGGGTATTTTCCCCTATGAGTTCTCCTTCCTGCGGTCCGCATGGAAATCACTTGGGCTGTTCACCAGTCTTGATAAAACTTACCTGATGTCATTTAAGGATTTTCAATACGCTTTCGTGAACGGTATGCCACTCGAAACCCAGCGCAAAGCTTATGAAAGGAACGTCCTGCCCGAATCCAAGACCGTTACCCGTGGTGGCCTGACCAGCGCGGCCAAGGTGGATTTTAAAAAAGCACATGTGCCTTTGCTGATCACCTCCGGTTCTAATGATCACATCATTCCGGCCCATTTGAACGCACGTAATTTCAAACGGTATCAACAGAACGGTTCGATCACCGAATACAAGGAATTTCCGGGGCGGAACCACTTCGTCCTCGGCCAGCCAAGCTGGAAGGAAGATGCTGATTTTATCCTCCAATGGATCGAAAAAGTGGTTTGA